A single window of Watersipora subatra chromosome 11, tzWatSuba1.1, whole genome shotgun sequence DNA harbors:
- the LOC137407897 gene encoding uncharacterized protein — translation MAEMGIKAPTLLCVMGKPPTLENWRTFKQQLKLYLIASGIPDDAEARKQAILLTLGGPKLLRIYNTFDLAEDHGETLNQILVRFDNHFQPRANVLIERFKFRSAKQEMEESVDAYLVRITGLIQDCGFADNTRNEHLRDQLVYGCYDERLREKLFRNAALTFDQAKADARAHEAAREQMMIFNQASQTRSNEKHRELGANKEVVAQVVQRNFSPQGNKSCYRCGRRTHLANNCPFKDAECHQCHKKSHIKPVCRQNDQKKKPNQENGSSVKTVDSTGPSNHRSGESGDDEDGENPVYLTSEVNR, via the exons ATGGCAGAGATGGGAATTAAAGCTCCTACACTACTGTGTGTAATGGGAAAACCTCCCACTCTGGAAAACTGGAGAACTTTTAAACAGCAACTGAAGCTGTACCTCATTGCATCAGGTATTCCTGATGATGCTGAAGCTAGAAAGCAAGCAATCCTTCTGACACTGGGAGGTCCTAAATTGCTTcgcatatataatacatttgatTTGGCGGAGGACCACGGAGAAACACTTAATCAAATCTTAGTGAGATTTGATAATCACTTTCAACCACGAGCAAATGTGCTTATAGAACGTTTCAAATTTCGATCAGCCAAACAGGAAATGGAAGAGTCTGTTGATGCATATCTAGTACGAATCACTGGACTAATTCAAGATTGCGGTTTTGCTGACAATACACGCAATGAACATCTTAGAGATCAGCTGGTCTATGGATGTTATGATGAACGGTTGCGAGAGAAATTGTTTCGAAATGCAGCGCTGACATTTGATCAAGCCAAAGCTGATGCTAGAGCTCACGAAGCGGCACGTGAACAAATGATGATATTCAATCAGGCCAGCCAAACTCGGTCTAATGAAAAGCATCGCGAACTGGGTGCCAATAAAGAGGTCGTTGCGCAGGTAGTCCAACGAAACTTTTCACCACAAGGTAACAAGTCCTGCTACCGATGTGGCCGAAGGACCCATCTGGCCAATAACTGCCCTTTTAAGGACGCGGAATGTCATCAATGCCATAAGAAAAGTCATATAAAACCCGTATGCCGCCAGAATGACCAGAAGAAGAAACCTAACCAGGAGAACGGCAGCAGTGTAAAAACCGTAGACAGTACTGGCCCGTCCAACCATCGAAGCGGAGAATCCGGAGATGATGAAGATGGAGAGAATCCTGTATATCTTACTTCGGAG GTGAATCGGTAG